In Symphalangus syndactylus isolate Jambi chromosome 6, NHGRI_mSymSyn1-v2.1_pri, whole genome shotgun sequence, a genomic segment contains:
- the SYTL2 gene encoding synaptotagmin-like protein 2 isoform X12: MIDLSFLTEEEQEAIMKVLQRDAALKRAEEERVRHLPEKIKDDQQLKNMSGQWFYEAKAKRHRDKIHGADIIRASMRKKRPQVAAEQSKDRANGAKESWVNNVNKDTFLPPELAGVVEEPEEDAAPASPSSNVVNPASTVIDMSQENTRKPNVSPEKQRKNPFNSSKLPEGYSSQQTKNEQSKNGRTGLFQTSKEDELSESKEKSTVADTSIQKLEKSKQTLPGLSNGSQIKAPIPKARKMIYKSTDLNKDDDQSFPRQRTDSLKARGAPRGILKRNSSSSSTDSETLRYNHNFEPKSKIVSPGLTIHERISEKEHSLEDNSSPNSLEPLKHVRFSAVKDELPQSPGLIHGREVGEYSVLESDRLKNGTEDAGDTEEFQSDPKPSQYRKPLLFHQSASSPNVSKSETHQPMTSGSFTINGLHSHSEVLTARPQSMENSPTISEPKDKSSELTRLESVLPRSPADELSHCVEPEPSQVPGGSSRDHQQGKPPPLPALKAKTSHSGPYATEIKKSTDDSIFKVLDWFNRSSYSDDNKSFLQHPRGIESKENTDSKSQVATDLVTDDTTLKENGSKILSSSKIELKPVRSDSTFQVEGDMLVSESCQDDNVNIKSKFMNLSQQGTPKEGPGILQPFESYGTPSQGSKNMDYSQDSKSIGKGNGVSPSNSNYSYSVLKESDAENQVPCNTNDIGNLGEEEPKFHADEENRGRSEVNFDSSTIVKEPSLKDNMKAERKSKVGNTYILKASLEPENIKSTPGVANNGSPWKKPEVQFQQEAGEVPKNQVQREKYKRVSDRISFWEGEKAAAKITHKEPTSSCSQEQPSAKAYQPVKKSQGVSSMDSLSTDQSEYNQVIPKRVVLDEDDQASQLSNSYSSNKSKETKPQIAGPSRNYLSAEQSDKVSLFQNKKNERIKRSQVADSLPSRRNITLPALQHPSNVGSERHALLEKDRPLVCESNANFKVMSLKERMDEPSAEQVYNPSQFENLRKFWDLEANSNSKDNDKNITTTSQKNSAPFNRQKHKEFSDIKLSGKNTHGAEVLLSPKKVMAREEMEKLNSKGILQVLPDEIAFPLGPLRKYTHQLPGNESSKENVEKNTEGIVTPVFKEEKDYSDQEIQESIVKPNVLSKDYKDTFNDSLQKLLSEASTPAIQPSGGKVHGKQVLEPSVSENRTWPQKTDFADTEEEVKRPEKIINEYVDKTVVHPKVKRNSLTASLDKLLKEATGTSPSPLQTNLAPVITGTNSKLEEGRFFGKGIEQSHNTSADKREILAPFPVRDETFGNTALPKKAESGECQLSTENLIPMAAEDSHPLDPTSQLSRKGSFGDVANHPQDTLFPQDAHLVPQARAHPSQTEILETVEKVILPPRPVLNDVNAALQKLCREVWLSYPAGREVGPGEVNPEFPEAVQAVGSPLNLPGVISPWATMDTIVPDRKDFYSSNVVPDKTHEVGSYLAAQMSLSDQTLSSFASIVAQYGKDLPQEVEEIVRETIIQPKSEFLRFSAGLEKLLKEATETFPSKYESGTGNLSPSKLIGSTKEPRQATSEFHPEELKETVEKAESPLITESAFDAGFEKLLKEITEAPPYQPQVSVREETHEKESSQSEQTRFLGTVPHFYRAASQTSEMKAKSNGLESQVNQCDKMLGGDALVTDLLVDFCGSRSGIEIPRTPQLYVAHEIGTIKTVNPPEDRDSESRVAGGQGTSQEPGFGEASEAISVSRNRQPIPLLMNKENSTKTSKVELILASPYKKQEKEEEKEGFSESDFSDGNTSSNAESWRNPSSSEEEPSPVLKTLERSAARKMPSKSLEDISSDSSNQAKVDNQPEELVRSAEDELFVKARRVE, encoded by the exons TTCCAATGTGGTAAATCCAGCTTCCACTGTGATTGATATGTCCCAGGAAAACACAAGGAAACCAAATGTGTCTCCAGAGAAG CAGAGGAAGAATCCATTTAATAGCTCCAAGTTGCCAGAAGGTTACTCGTCACAACAAACTAAAAATGAACAGTCAAAAAATGGAAGAACTGGTTTATTTCAGACTTCAAAAGagg atGAATTGTCAGAGTCAAAAGAAAAGTCAACTGTCGCAGATACTTCAATCCAAAAGTTAGAGAAATCAAAGCAGACTTTGCCAGGCCTTTCAAATGGGTCCCAAATCAAGGCTCCAATCCCCAAAGCCAGGAAGATGATCTACAAATCGACTGATTTAAACAAAGATGATGACCAGTCTTTTCCTAGACAAAGGACAGACTCCCTGAAAGCGAGAGGGGCTCCAAGAGGGATCCTCAAGCGCAACTCCAGTTCCAGTAGCACAGACTCAGAAACCCTTCGTTATAATCACAACTTTGAACCCAAAAGCAAAATTGTGTCACCTGGCCTAACCATCCATGAGAGAATTTCTGAGAAGGAGCATTCTTTAGAAGACAACTCTTCCCCAAACTCCCTGGAGCCATTAAAGCATGTGAGATTCTCTGCAGTGAAGGATGAGCTTCCACAGAGTCCTGGGCTAATCCATGGCCGGGAAGTAGGAGAATATAGTGTTTTAGAATCTGACAGATTGAAAAATGGAACAGAAGATGCAGGGGACACAGAAGAGTTTCAGAGTGACCCTAAGCCTTCTCAATACAGAAAGCCTTTGCTTTTTCATCAATCAGCCTCAAGCCCAAATGTATCAAAAAGTGAAACACATCAGCCAATGACTTCTGGTTCTTTTACAATTAATGGGCTGCATTCTCATTCAGAAGTTTTAACTGCAAGACCACAGTCCATGGAGAATTCACCAACCATCAGTGAACCCAAAGATAAATCATCAGAATTAACAAGGCTTGAATCTGTATTACCCAGAAGCCCTGCTG ATGAACTGTCTCATTGTGTTGAGCCTGAGCCATCTCAGGTGCCAGGTGGCAGTTCTAGAGACCATCAGCAAGGTAAGCCCCCTCCTCTCCCAGCTCTAAAAGCTAAGACATCACATTCTGGTCCATATGCCACTGAGATAAAGAAGTCAACTGATGATTCCATATTTAAAGTTCTAGACTGGTTTAACCGAAGTTCTTATTCAGATGACAATAAGTCATTCCTCCAACATCCCCGAGGAATAGAGTCCAAAGAAAACACAGACTCAAAATCACAAGTTGCTACTGACTTGGTGACAGATGACACTACTTTAAAAGAAAACGGCTCAAAGATCCTATCATCCAGCAAAATTGAATTGAAGCCTGTGAGATCTGATTCAACATTCCAAGTAGAGGGAGATATGCTGGTTTCTGAAAGTTGCCAAGATGATAATGTGAATATCAAATCCAAATTCATGAATTTGTCCCAACAAGGCACCCCAAAGGAAGGCCCAGGTATATTGCAACCATTTGAAAGCTATGGCACCCCAAGTCAAGGGAGTAAAAATATGGACTATAGCCAAGATTCAAAAAGCATAGGAAAAGGGAATGGGGTATCTCCTTCAAATAGTAACTATTCCTACAGTGTTCTCAAGGAATCTGATGCAGAAAACCAAGTTCCATGCAACACTAATGATATTGGCAACTTGGGTGAAGAAGAACCCAAGTTTCATGCTGATGAAGAAAATAGAGGACGCTCGGAAGTGAATTTTGACTCTTCAACAATTGTCAAAGAACCAAGTTTGAAAGATAACatgaaagcagagagaaagagcaaagtaGGAAATACCTATATCCTGAAAGCTTCCTTAGAGCCAGAGAATATTAAGTCAACACCTGGGGTTGCCAACAATGGCTCTCCTTGGAAGAAGCCTGAGGTCCAATTCCAGCAAGAAGCCGGTGAGGTTCCCAAGAACCAAGTGCagagagagaaatacaaaagAGTGAGTGACAGAATATCCTTTTGGGAAGGAGAGAAAGCTGCTGCTAAGATAACTCATAAAGAACCCACATCTTCATGTAGCCAGGAACAACCTTCTGCTAAAGCATATCAGCCTGTGAAGAAGTCACAGGGTGTATCATCCATGGACAGTTTATCTACAGACCAGAGTGAATATAATCAGGTGATTCCCAAACGAGTGGTCCTAGATGAGGATGATCAAGCATCCCAGCTCTCCAATTCTTATTCCTCAAATAAATCTAAAGAGACCAAGCCACAAATAGCAGGTCCATCCAGAAACTATCTTTCAGCTGAGCAATCAGATAAAGTGTCTCTGTTtcagaataagaaaaatgagCGTATAAAAAGGTCACAAGTGGCAGACAGTTTGCCTTCTAGAAGAAACATTACTTTACCAGCACTGCAACATCCCTCAAATGTTGGGAGTGAACGACATGCTCTTTTGGAGAAAGACAGACCTCTAGTTTGTGAATCAAATGCCAACTTTAAAGTTATGTCCCTAAAAGAAAGAATGGATGAACCCAGTGCAGAACAGGTCTATAATCCCTCTCAGTTTGAGAATTTGAGAAAGTTTTGGGACTTAGAAGCTAATTCAAACAGTAAGGATAATGACAAGAATATTACCACAACAAGCCAAAAAAATTCTGCACCTTTTAATAGGCAGAAACACAAGGAATTCAGCGACATTAAATTATCAGGTAAAAATACCCATGGAGCAGAGGTGCTTCTAAGCCCAAAAAAAGTTATGGCAAGAGAGGAAATGGAGAAATTAAATTCAAAGGGCATACTCCAGGTCCTACCAGATGAAATCGCATTTCCTTTGGGTCCACTTAGAAAGTATACTCATCAGTTGCCAGGAAATGAGTCATCAAAGGAAAACGTGGAAAAGAATACAGAAGGGATTGTTACTCCAGTGTTTAAGGAAGAAAAGGATTACTCAGACCAAGAGATTCAAGAATCCATAGTAAAACCCAATGTTTTGTCTAAAGACTACAAAGACACTTTTAATGACAGCTTGCAGAAACTGCTTTCAGAAGCCTCAACACCAGCAATTCAACCCTCTGGTGGAAAAGTTCATGGAAAACAAGTGCTTGAACCAAGTGTTTCTGAAAATAGGACATGGCCTCAAAAAACAGATTTTGCTGATACTGAGGAAGAAGTCAAAAGACCTGAGAAGATCATTAATGAGTATGTTGACAAAACAGTAGTTCATCCAAAGGTTAAACGGAACTCTTTGACTGCTAGTCTAGAcaaactcctgaaggaagcaactGGAACTTCACCCTCTCCCTTGCAAACGAATTTGGCGCCTGTTATCACTGGAACCAACTCTAAGCTGGAAGAGGGAAGATTTTTTGGAAAAGGGATAGAACAGAGTCACAATACTTCAGCTGATAAGAGAGAAATACTAGCTCCTTTTCCAGTGAGAGATGAAACTTTTGGAAATACAGCTCTCCCCAAGAAAGCTGAAAGTGGTGAGTGCCAGCTAAGCACAGAGAATTTGATTCCGATGGCTGCAGAAGATTCTCATCCACTGGATCCAACTTCCCAGCTTTCCAGAAAGGGTTCTTTTGGGGATGTGGCCAACCATCCCCAAGATACGCTTTTTCCCCAGGATGCTCatcttgttccccaggctaggGCACACCCTTCTCAAACGGAAATTTTGGAGACTGTAGAGAAAGTCATTCTTCCACCCAGACCTGTATTGAATGATGTAAATGCTGCATTACAGAAGCTGTGTAGAGAAGTATGGTTAAGTTATCCAGCTGGAAGGGAAGTAGGTCCTGGAGAAGTAAACCCAGAATTTCCTGAAGCAGTACAGGCAGTAGGTAGCCCCTTAAATCTTCCAGGAGTGATATCACCATGGGCTACGATGGACACTATAGTTCCAGACAGGAAGGATTTTTATTCCTCCAATGTAGTTCCTGATAAAACTCACGAAGTTGGATCTTATTTAGCTGCCCAAATGTCTCTATCAGACCAGACGCTTAGCTCATTTGCTTCCATTGTTGCTCAGTATGGCAAAGACCTACCTCAGGAGGTGGAAGAAATTGTGAGGGAAACAATTATTCAACCCAAGTCAGAGTTCCTCAGATTCAGTGCTGGCTTAGAAAAACTACTGAAGGAAGCAACTGAAACCTTCCCCTCAAAATATGAAAGCGGTACAGGGAATCTTTCTCCATCAAAGTTAATAGGTAGTACAAAGGAGCCCAGGCAAGCCACTTCTGAATTCCATCCTGAGGAATTAAAAGAAACAGTAGAAAAGGCCGAGTCTCCATTAATAACTGAGAGTGCTTTTGATGCTggttttgagaaacttcttaaaGAAATAACTGAAGCTCCTCCTTATCAGCCCCAGGTGTCAGTGAGAGAAGAAACTCATGAGAAGGAGTCCTCACAGTCAGAGCAGACCAGGTTCTTGGGGACAGTGCCTCATTTTTACAGGGCAGCCTCACAGACCTCTGAAATGAAGGCTAAAAGTAATGGTTTGGAATCTCAAGTCAACCAATGTGATAAAATGTTGGGAGGAGACGCACTTGTGACTGATTTATTGGTAGATTTTTGTGgttccagaagtggaattgagATCCCTAGAACCCCACAACTTTATGTGGCTCATGAAATAGGGACCATTAAAACTGTAAACCCCCCAGAGGACAGGGACAGTGAAAGTAGGGTTGCAGGGGGACAAGGGACTTCTCAGGAACCTGGCTTTGGAGAGGCTTCTGAAGCAATTAGTGTGTCCAGAAATAGGCAACCCATTCCTCTCCTGAtgaacaaagaaaactctacaaaAACAAGTAAAGTTGAATTGATTCTAGCATCGCCATATAAGAaacaagagaaagaggaagaaaaagaaggtttCTCTGAGTCTGATTTTTCAGATGGAAACACCAGTTCTAATGCAGAGAGCTGGAGAAATCCTTCCA GTTCAGAAGAAGAACCCAGTCCTGTTTTGAAAACTTTGGAAAGGAGTGCTGCTAGGAAAATGCCTTCCAAAAGTCTAGAAGACATTTCATCAGATTCATCAA ATCAAGCAAAAGTAGATAATCAGCCAGAAGAATTAGTGCGTAGTGCTGAAGATG AACTCTTTGTAAAGGCAAGAAGAGTGGAGTGA
- the SYTL2 gene encoding synaptotagmin-like protein 2 isoform X10 produces MSQENTRKPNVSPEKQRKNPFNSSKLPEGYSSQQTKNEQSKNGRTGLFQTSKEDELSESKEKSTVADTSIQKLEKSKQTLPGLSNGSQIKAPIPKARKMIYKSTDLNKDDDQSFPRQRTDSLKARGAPRGILKRNSSSSSTDSETLRYNHNFEPKSKIVSPGLTIHERISEKEHSLEDNSSPNSLEPLKHVRFSAVKDELPQSPGLIHGREVGEYSVLESDRLKNGTEDAGDTEEFQSDPKPSQYRKPLLFHQSASSPNVSKSETHQPMTSGSFTINGLHSHSEVLTARPQSMENSPTISEPKDKSSELTRLESVLPRSPADELSHCVEPEPSQVPGGSSRDHQQGKPPPLPALKAKTSHSGPYATEIKKSTDDSIFKVLDWFNRSSYSDDNKSFLQHPRGIESKENTDSKSQVATDLVTDDTTLKENGSKILSSSKIELKPVRSDSTFQVEGDMLVSESCQDDNVNIKSKFMNLSQQGTPKEGPGILQPFESYGTPSQGSKNMDYSQDSKSIGKGNGVSPSNSNYSYSVLKESDAENQVPCNTNDIGNLGEEEPKFHADEENRGRSEVNFDSSTIVKEPSLKDNMKAERKSKVGNTYILKASLEPENIKSTPGVANNGSPWKKPEVQFQQEAGEVPKNQVQREKYKRVSDRISFWEGEKAAAKITHKEPTSSCSQEQPSAKAYQPVKKSQGVSSMDSLSTDQSEYNQVIPKRVVLDEDDQASQLSNSYSSNKSKETKPQIAGPSRNYLSAEQSDKVSLFQNKKNERIKRSQVADSLPSRRNITLPALQHPSNVGSERHALLEKDRPLVCESNANFKVMSLKERMDEPSAEQVYNPSQFENLRKFWDLEANSNSKDNDKNITTTSQKNSAPFNRQKHKEFSDIKLSGKNTHGAEVLLSPKKVMAREEMEKLNSKGILQVLPDEIAFPLGPLRKYTHQLPGNESSKENVEKNTEGIVTPVFKEEKDYSDQEIQESIVKPNVLSKDYKDTFNDSLQKLLSEASTPAIQPSGGKVHGKQVLEPSVSENRTWPQKTDFADTEEEVKRPEKIINEYVDKTVVHPKVKRNSLTASLDKLLKEATGTSPSPLQTNLAPVITGTNSKLEEGRFFGKGIEQSHNTSADKREILAPFPVRDETFGNTALPKKAESGECQLSTENLIPMAAEDSHPLDPTSQLSRKGSFGDVANHPQDTLFPQDAHLVPQARAHPSQTEILETVEKVILPPRPVLNDVNAALQKLCREVWLSYPAGREVGPGEVNPEFPEAVQAVGSPLNLPGVISPWATMDTIVPDRKDFYSSNVVPDKTHEVGSYLAAQMSLSDQTLSSFASIVAQYGKDLPQEVEEIVRETIIQPKSEFLRFSAGLEKLLKEATETFPSKYESGTGNLSPSKLIGSTKEPRQATSEFHPEELKETVEKAESPLITESAFDAGFEKLLKEITEAPPYQPQVSVREETHEKESSQSEQTRFLGTVPHFYRAASQTSEMKAKSNGLESQVNQCDKMLGGDALVTDLLVDFCGSRSGIEIPRTPQLYVAHEIGTIKTVNPPEDRDSESRVAGGQGTSQEPGFGEASEAISVSRNRQPIPLLMNKENSTKTSKVELILASPYKKQEKEEEKEGFSESDFSDGNTSSNAESWRNPSSSEEEPSPVLKTLERSAARKMPSKSLEDISSDSSNQAKVDNQPEELVRSAEDDEKADQKPDTNECIPRISTVPTQPDNPFSHPDKLKRMSKSVPAFLQDESDDRETDTASESSYQLSRHKKSPSSLTNLSSSSGMTSLSSVSGSVMSVYSGDFGNLEIKGNIQFAIEYVESLKELHVFVAQCKDLAAADVKKQRSDPYVKAYLLPDKGKMGKKKTLVVKKTLNPVYNEILRYKIEKQILKTQKLNLSVWHRDTFKRNSFLGEVELDLETWDWDNKQNKQLRWYPLKRKTAPVALEAENRGEMKLALQYVPEPVPGKKLPTTGEVHIWVKECLDLPLLRGSHLNSFVKCTILPDTSRKSRQKTRAVGKTTNPIFNHTMVYDGFRPEDLMEACVELTVWDHYKLTNQFLGGLRIGFGTGKSYGTEVDWMDSTSEEVALWEKMVNSPNTWIEATLPLRMLLIAKISK; encoded by the exons ATGTCCCAGGAAAACACAAGGAAACCAAATGTGTCTCCAGAGAAG CAGAGGAAGAATCCATTTAATAGCTCCAAGTTGCCAGAAGGTTACTCGTCACAACAAACTAAAAATGAACAGTCAAAAAATGGAAGAACTGGTTTATTTCAGACTTCAAAAGagg atGAATTGTCAGAGTCAAAAGAAAAGTCAACTGTCGCAGATACTTCAATCCAAAAGTTAGAGAAATCAAAGCAGACTTTGCCAGGCCTTTCAAATGGGTCCCAAATCAAGGCTCCAATCCCCAAAGCCAGGAAGATGATCTACAAATCGACTGATTTAAACAAAGATGATGACCAGTCTTTTCCTAGACAAAGGACAGACTCCCTGAAAGCGAGAGGGGCTCCAAGAGGGATCCTCAAGCGCAACTCCAGTTCCAGTAGCACAGACTCAGAAACCCTTCGTTATAATCACAACTTTGAACCCAAAAGCAAAATTGTGTCACCTGGCCTAACCATCCATGAGAGAATTTCTGAGAAGGAGCATTCTTTAGAAGACAACTCTTCCCCAAACTCCCTGGAGCCATTAAAGCATGTGAGATTCTCTGCAGTGAAGGATGAGCTTCCACAGAGTCCTGGGCTAATCCATGGCCGGGAAGTAGGAGAATATAGTGTTTTAGAATCTGACAGATTGAAAAATGGAACAGAAGATGCAGGGGACACAGAAGAGTTTCAGAGTGACCCTAAGCCTTCTCAATACAGAAAGCCTTTGCTTTTTCATCAATCAGCCTCAAGCCCAAATGTATCAAAAAGTGAAACACATCAGCCAATGACTTCTGGTTCTTTTACAATTAATGGGCTGCATTCTCATTCAGAAGTTTTAACTGCAAGACCACAGTCCATGGAGAATTCACCAACCATCAGTGAACCCAAAGATAAATCATCAGAATTAACAAGGCTTGAATCTGTATTACCCAGAAGCCCTGCTG ATGAACTGTCTCATTGTGTTGAGCCTGAGCCATCTCAGGTGCCAGGTGGCAGTTCTAGAGACCATCAGCAAGGTAAGCCCCCTCCTCTCCCAGCTCTAAAAGCTAAGACATCACATTCTGGTCCATATGCCACTGAGATAAAGAAGTCAACTGATGATTCCATATTTAAAGTTCTAGACTGGTTTAACCGAAGTTCTTATTCAGATGACAATAAGTCATTCCTCCAACATCCCCGAGGAATAGAGTCCAAAGAAAACACAGACTCAAAATCACAAGTTGCTACTGACTTGGTGACAGATGACACTACTTTAAAAGAAAACGGCTCAAAGATCCTATCATCCAGCAAAATTGAATTGAAGCCTGTGAGATCTGATTCAACATTCCAAGTAGAGGGAGATATGCTGGTTTCTGAAAGTTGCCAAGATGATAATGTGAATATCAAATCCAAATTCATGAATTTGTCCCAACAAGGCACCCCAAAGGAAGGCCCAGGTATATTGCAACCATTTGAAAGCTATGGCACCCCAAGTCAAGGGAGTAAAAATATGGACTATAGCCAAGATTCAAAAAGCATAGGAAAAGGGAATGGGGTATCTCCTTCAAATAGTAACTATTCCTACAGTGTTCTCAAGGAATCTGATGCAGAAAACCAAGTTCCATGCAACACTAATGATATTGGCAACTTGGGTGAAGAAGAACCCAAGTTTCATGCTGATGAAGAAAATAGAGGACGCTCGGAAGTGAATTTTGACTCTTCAACAATTGTCAAAGAACCAAGTTTGAAAGATAACatgaaagcagagagaaagagcaaagtaGGAAATACCTATATCCTGAAAGCTTCCTTAGAGCCAGAGAATATTAAGTCAACACCTGGGGTTGCCAACAATGGCTCTCCTTGGAAGAAGCCTGAGGTCCAATTCCAGCAAGAAGCCGGTGAGGTTCCCAAGAACCAAGTGCagagagagaaatacaaaagAGTGAGTGACAGAATATCCTTTTGGGAAGGAGAGAAAGCTGCTGCTAAGATAACTCATAAAGAACCCACATCTTCATGTAGCCAGGAACAACCTTCTGCTAAAGCATATCAGCCTGTGAAGAAGTCACAGGGTGTATCATCCATGGACAGTTTATCTACAGACCAGAGTGAATATAATCAGGTGATTCCCAAACGAGTGGTCCTAGATGAGGATGATCAAGCATCCCAGCTCTCCAATTCTTATTCCTCAAATAAATCTAAAGAGACCAAGCCACAAATAGCAGGTCCATCCAGAAACTATCTTTCAGCTGAGCAATCAGATAAAGTGTCTCTGTTtcagaataagaaaaatgagCGTATAAAAAGGTCACAAGTGGCAGACAGTTTGCCTTCTAGAAGAAACATTACTTTACCAGCACTGCAACATCCCTCAAATGTTGGGAGTGAACGACATGCTCTTTTGGAGAAAGACAGACCTCTAGTTTGTGAATCAAATGCCAACTTTAAAGTTATGTCCCTAAAAGAAAGAATGGATGAACCCAGTGCAGAACAGGTCTATAATCCCTCTCAGTTTGAGAATTTGAGAAAGTTTTGGGACTTAGAAGCTAATTCAAACAGTAAGGATAATGACAAGAATATTACCACAACAAGCCAAAAAAATTCTGCACCTTTTAATAGGCAGAAACACAAGGAATTCAGCGACATTAAATTATCAGGTAAAAATACCCATGGAGCAGAGGTGCTTCTAAGCCCAAAAAAAGTTATGGCAAGAGAGGAAATGGAGAAATTAAATTCAAAGGGCATACTCCAGGTCCTACCAGATGAAATCGCATTTCCTTTGGGTCCACTTAGAAAGTATACTCATCAGTTGCCAGGAAATGAGTCATCAAAGGAAAACGTGGAAAAGAATACAGAAGGGATTGTTACTCCAGTGTTTAAGGAAGAAAAGGATTACTCAGACCAAGAGATTCAAGAATCCATAGTAAAACCCAATGTTTTGTCTAAAGACTACAAAGACACTTTTAATGACAGCTTGCAGAAACTGCTTTCAGAAGCCTCAACACCAGCAATTCAACCCTCTGGTGGAAAAGTTCATGGAAAACAAGTGCTTGAACCAAGTGTTTCTGAAAATAGGACATGGCCTCAAAAAACAGATTTTGCTGATACTGAGGAAGAAGTCAAAAGACCTGAGAAGATCATTAATGAGTATGTTGACAAAACAGTAGTTCATCCAAAGGTTAAACGGAACTCTTTGACTGCTAGTCTAGAcaaactcctgaaggaagcaactGGAACTTCACCCTCTCCCTTGCAAACGAATTTGGCGCCTGTTATCACTGGAACCAACTCTAAGCTGGAAGAGGGAAGATTTTTTGGAAAAGGGATAGAACAGAGTCACAATACTTCAGCTGATAAGAGAGAAATACTAGCTCCTTTTCCAGTGAGAGATGAAACTTTTGGAAATACAGCTCTCCCCAAGAAAGCTGAAAGTGGTGAGTGCCAGCTAAGCACAGAGAATTTGATTCCGATGGCTGCAGAAGATTCTCATCCACTGGATCCAACTTCCCAGCTTTCCAGAAAGGGTTCTTTTGGGGATGTGGCCAACCATCCCCAAGATACGCTTTTTCCCCAGGATGCTCatcttgttccccaggctaggGCACACCCTTCTCAAACGGAAATTTTGGAGACTGTAGAGAAAGTCATTCTTCCACCCAGACCTGTATTGAATGATGTAAATGCTGCATTACAGAAGCTGTGTAGAGAAGTATGGTTAAGTTATCCAGCTGGAAGGGAAGTAGGTCCTGGAGAAGTAAACCCAGAATTTCCTGAAGCAGTACAGGCAGTAGGTAGCCCCTTAAATCTTCCAGGAGTGATATCACCATGGGCTACGATGGACACTATAGTTCCAGACAGGAAGGATTTTTATTCCTCCAATGTAGTTCCTGATAAAACTCACGAAGTTGGATCTTATTTAGCTGCCCAAATGTCTCTATCAGACCAGACGCTTAGCTCATTTGCTTCCATTGTTGCTCAGTATGGCAAAGACCTACCTCAGGAGGTGGAAGAAATTGTGAGGGAAACAATTATTCAACCCAAGTCAGAGTTCCTCAGATTCAGTGCTGGCTTAGAAAAACTACTGAAGGAAGCAACTGAAACCTTCCCCTCAAAATATGAAAGCGGTACAGGGAATCTTTCTCCATCAAAGTTAATAGGTAGTACAAAGGAGCCCAGGCAAGCCACTTCTGAATTCCATCCTGAGGAATTAAAAGAAACAGTAGAAAAGGCCGAGTCTCCATTAATAACTGAGAGTGCTTTTGATGCTggttttgagaaacttcttaaaGAAATAACTGAAGCTCCTCCTTATCAGCCCCAGGTGTCAGTGAGAGAAGAAACTCATGAGAAGGAGTCCTCACAGTCAGAGCAGACCAGGTTCTTGGGGACAGTGCCTCATTTTTACAGGGCAGCCTCACAGACCTCTGAAATGAAGGCTAAAAGTAATGGTTTGGAATCTCAAGTCAACCAATGTGATAAAATGTTGGGAGGAGACGCACTTGTGACTGATTTATTGGTAGATTTTTGTGgttccagaagtggaattgagATCCCTAGAACCCCACAACTTTATGTGGCTCATGAAATAGGGACCATTAAAACTGTAAACCCCCCAGAGGACAGGGACAGTGAAAGTAGGGTTGCAGGGGGACAAGGGACTTCTCAGGAACCTGGCTTTGGAGAGGCTTCTGAAGCAATTAGTGTGTCCAGAAATAGGCAACCCATTCCTCTCCTGAtgaacaaagaaaactctacaaaAACAAGTAAAGTTGAATTGATTCTAGCATCGCCATATAAGAaacaagagaaagaggaagaaaaagaaggtttCTCTGAGTCTGATTTTTCAGATGGAAACACCAGTTCTAATGCAGAGAGCTGGAGAAATCCTTCCA GTTCAGAAGAAGAACCCAGTCCTGTTTTGAAAACTTTGGAAAGGAGTGCTGCTAGGAAAATGCCTTCCAAAAGTCTAGAAGACATTTCATCAGATTCATCAA ATCAAGCAAAAGTAGATAATCAGCCAGAAGAATTAGTGCGTAGTGCTGAAGATG atgagaaAGCAGATCAGAAGCCAGATACAAATGAATGCATACCAAGAA TTTCCACAGTGCCTACACAACCTGATAATCCATTTTCTCACCCTGACAAACTCAAAAGGATGAGCAAGTCTGTTCCAGCATTTCTCCAAGATGAG AGTGATGACAGAGAAACAGATACAGCATCAGAAAGCAGTTACCAGCTCAGCAGACACAAGAAGAGCCCGAGCTCTTTAACCAATCTTAGCAGCTCCTCTGGCATGACATCCTTGTCTTCT GTGAGTGGCAGTGTGATGAGTGTTTATAGTGGAGACTTTGGCAATCTGGAAATTAAAGGAAATATTCAGTTTGCAATTGAATATGTGGAGTCACTGAAGGAGTTGCATGTTTTTGTGGCCCAGTGTAAGGACTTAGCAGCAGCAGATGTAAAAAAACAGCGTTCAGACCC ATATGTAAAGGCCTATTTGTTACCAGACAAAGGCAAAATGGGCAAGAAGAAAACACTCGTAGTGAAGAAAACCTTGAATCCTGTGTATAACGAAATACTGCGG tataaaattgaaaaacaaatcttaaaGACACAGAAACTGAACCTGTCCGTTTGGCATCGGGATACATTTAAGCGCAATAGTTTCCTAGGGGAGGTGGAACTTGATTTGGAAACATGGGACTGGGAtaacaaacagaacaaacaaTTGAGATGGTACCCTCTGAAGCGGAAG